One genomic region from Tripterygium wilfordii isolate XIE 37 chromosome 20, ASM1340144v1, whole genome shotgun sequence encodes:
- the LOC119987517 gene encoding uncharacterized protein LOC119987517 isoform X1 — MAGREVREYTNLSDPKEKKWGKGKDKIDDEDITFQRMVAKMQEVSGERGGYLHGRGALDSDDLLYLKEQMEAEEDAERLLRRTEKRAFAAFKKAASKADSSPASVPLPLRVEPKPKSGIRQQDLLKKLVEVKPKRTRVSSPSTKDHSSQVSSDPVSSNAKADTDGQDMSKCILSISNKAEGEICPSPKVDHDKKASTLSRSKEAGDESKDENPVKRLLGLAYASSDDED; from the exons ATGGCAGGCAGAGAAGTCAGGGAATACACCAATCTAAGCGATCCGAAAG AAAAGAAGTGGGGAAAAGGGAAGGATAAGATTGATGATGAAGACATCACTTTTCAGCGCATGGTTGCCAAG ATGCAAGAAGTTTCAGGAGAACGTGGAGGCTATCTTCATGGCCGAGGCG CATTGGACAGTGATGACTTACTTTATCTTAAGGAGCAGATGGAAGCTGAAGAGGATGCTGAACGTCTCCTACGACGCACAGAGAAACGTGCTTTTGCTGCTTTTAAA AAAGCTGCAAGTAAAGCAGATTCCTCACCTGCATCGGTACCCTTGCCACTCCGTGTCGAGCCAAAGCCAAAGAGTGGGATTAG ACAGCAAGATCTGCTGAAGAAGCTAGTGGAAGTTAAACCCAAGCGAACTAGAGTTTCAAGCCCATCCACTAAGGATCATTCATCCCAAGTTTCAAGCGATCCTGTTTCCTCAAATGCCAAGGCTGATACTGACGGGCAGGATATGAGCAAGTGTATACTCTCAATATCAAATAAAGCAGAAGGTGAGATTTGTCCTTCACCAAAGGTCGATCACGACAAGAAAGCAAGTACTTTGTCCAGATCAAAGGAGGCAGGAGATGAGAGTAAGGATGAAAATCCTGTCAAAAGGTTACTAGGGTTAGCATATGCAAGTTCTGATGATGAAGACTGA
- the LOC119987517 gene encoding uncharacterized protein LOC119987517 isoform X2 — protein sequence MLWSSDADAKCYQMQEVSGERGGYLHGRGALDSDDLLYLKEQMEAEEDAERLLRRTEKRAFAAFKKAASKADSSPASVPLPLRVEPKPKSGIRQQDLLKKLVEVKPKRTRVSSPSTKDHSSQVSSDPVSSNAKADTDGQDMSKCILSISNKAEGEICPSPKVDHDKKASTLSRSKEAGDESKDENPVKRLLGLAYASSDDED from the exons ATGCTTTGGTCTTCTGATGCTGATGCTAAATGCTACCAGATGCAAGAAGTTTCAGGAGAACGTGGAGGCTATCTTCATGGCCGAGGCG CATTGGACAGTGATGACTTACTTTATCTTAAGGAGCAGATGGAAGCTGAAGAGGATGCTGAACGTCTCCTACGACGCACAGAGAAACGTGCTTTTGCTGCTTTTAAA AAAGCTGCAAGTAAAGCAGATTCCTCACCTGCATCGGTACCCTTGCCACTCCGTGTCGAGCCAAAGCCAAAGAGTGGGATTAG ACAGCAAGATCTGCTGAAGAAGCTAGTGGAAGTTAAACCCAAGCGAACTAGAGTTTCAAGCCCATCCACTAAGGATCATTCATCCCAAGTTTCAAGCGATCCTGTTTCCTCAAATGCCAAGGCTGATACTGACGGGCAGGATATGAGCAAGTGTATACTCTCAATATCAAATAAAGCAGAAGGTGAGATTTGTCCTTCACCAAAGGTCGATCACGACAAGAAAGCAAGTACTTTGTCCAGATCAAAGGAGGCAGGAGATGAGAGTAAGGATGAAAATCCTGTCAAAAGGTTACTAGGGTTAGCATATGCAAGTTCTGATGATGAAGACTGA